In Methanobacterium veterum, a single genomic region encodes these proteins:
- a CDS encoding PadR family transcriptional regulator, translating into MKGYLTYLILWIIGKNSMNGAEIGRELEKRRGTKPSPGTIYPALKELKKKGLIEIDENKNYSLTPEGKKELKSSCKFFCNIFYDIKEMSDFCE; encoded by the coding sequence ATGAAAGGCTATTTAACATACCTCATACTATGGATTATAGGTAAAAATAGCATGAACGGGGCTGAAATTGGCAGAGAATTGGAAAAACGGAGAGGTACAAAACCAAGTCCCGGCACTATATATCCCGCACTTAAGGAATTGAAAAAAAAAGGCCTGATTGAAATTGACGAAAATAAAAATTATTCTTTAACTCCAGAAGGTAAAAAAGAGTTAAAATCATCCTGTAAATTTTTCTGCAATATATTTTACGATATAAAAGAAATGTCGGATTTTTGTGAATAG
- a CDS encoding EFR1 family ferrodoxin (N-terminal region resembles flavodoxins. C-terminal ferrodoxin region binds two 4Fe-4S clusters.), translating to MIFYFSGTGNSLYVAQKLHEAGEGELVDMAGALNEKHFKYKVSDGEKVGIVFPVYFYGLPTIVAEFMDNLTIESNGSPFIYTVVTCGGSIGHADKMVADKLKQKNLQLNSAFSIKMPSNYVIMYDTPDKEKQDLTLREAEKQIEKIVGFLEVNKKGNFVSDRGYFALLSPVAYKLYGTYRKTKKFYATDACTRCGLCEEICPSGAIQLSSRKPEWVTEKCSHCSACINRCPTRAIQYGNATEKRGRYVNPNVDFSN from the coding sequence ATGATTTTTTATTTTTCAGGCACTGGAAACTCACTCTACGTTGCCCAAAAGCTGCATGAAGCTGGTGAAGGGGAACTCGTTGATATGGCTGGTGCATTAAATGAAAAACACTTTAAATATAAGGTATCTGATGGTGAAAAGGTAGGTATAGTGTTTCCAGTTTATTTTTATGGACTGCCTACAATTGTAGCTGAATTTATGGACAATCTAACAATAGAAAGCAATGGAAGTCCATTTATTTACACTGTTGTCACATGCGGCGGATCCATTGGGCATGCAGATAAAATGGTTGCAGATAAGCTTAAACAGAAAAATCTCCAGTTAAACAGTGCTTTTTCAATTAAAATGCCCAGTAACTATGTCATAATGTACGATACACCAGATAAGGAAAAACAGGATTTAACCCTTCGAGAGGCAGAAAAACAAATAGAAAAAATAGTTGGATTTTTGGAAGTTAATAAAAAAGGTAATTTTGTCTCCGATCGTGGTTATTTTGCCCTATTGTCTCCGGTTGCATATAAATTATATGGAACTTACCGCAAGACTAAAAAATTTTATGCTACTGATGCATGTACCCGCTGCGGCTTATGTGAAGAGATATGTCCTTCTGGAGCAATTCAGCTTTCATCTAGAAAGCCAGAATGGGTAACTGAAAAATGCAGCCACTGCAGTGCATGTATCAACAGATGTCCTACAAGGGCAATTCAATACGGCAATGCCACAGAAAAACGGGGACGTTATGTAAACCCCAATGTAGACTTTAGTAATTAG
- a CDS encoding flavodoxin family protein, which yields MRILAIMGSPKKNGNTYKVTREVEERMKQMGNIEFEYLFLKDADLKMCNGCFNCVKRGEELCPIKDSRAEIENKMFEADGVILASPVYCENVSGFMKNFIDRFAFVFHRPRFFDQKLMVLATSAGGGLKETIDYLKKLQIWGFGTPVELSVITPPWPQSDALQKKNEKNISKAAEEFYQKLQEGRQPPNFMQYMHFRFLKETSKLGYLPADLEFYKDKGEFFYDINVSPLKKIFAPLIMKFAFFMMRDMEPKS from the coding sequence ATGAGGATACTTGCAATAATGGGGAGCCCTAAGAAGAATGGGAACACTTATAAAGTTACTAGGGAAGTCGAAGAAAGAATGAAACAAATGGGCAACATTGAGTTTGAGTATTTATTTTTAAAAGACGCAGATTTGAAGATGTGTAATGGATGTTTTAACTGCGTTAAAAGAGGTGAAGAATTATGCCCTATAAAAGATAGTCGGGCGGAAATTGAAAATAAAATGTTTGAGGCGGATGGTGTAATACTCGCGTCCCCTGTATACTGTGAAAATGTAAGCGGGTTTATGAAGAATTTTATAGATAGATTTGCATTTGTTTTCCACAGGCCCCGCTTTTTTGATCAAAAACTTATGGTTTTAGCCACCAGTGCAGGGGGAGGGTTAAAGGAGACCATTGACTACCTTAAAAAGCTTCAAATCTGGGGATTTGGAACTCCAGTTGAACTTAGTGTGATAACCCCGCCGTGGCCTCAGTCTGATGCTCTCCAGAAAAAGAATGAGAAAAACATAAGTAAAGCAGCTGAGGAATTTTACCAGAAACTTCAGGAAGGAAGGCAGCCGCCAAATTTCATGCAGTACATGCACTTTAGATTCTTGAAGGAAACTTCTAAACTGGGATATCTTCCAGCAGATCTTGAATTTTATAAAGATAAGGGCGAATTTTTTTATGATATTAATGTAAGTCCTTTAAAAAAGATATTTGCACCATTAATCATGAAATTTGCATTTTTCATGATGAGGGACATGGAGCCAAAGAGTTAG
- a CDS encoding polysaccharide pyruvyl transferase family protein, with amino-acid sequence MKKNLKVLLLGYNGANNTGSEARLLAIIEDIRVILGNKALITVPTLNKENLERYLKEDKFLKVAPISSIFFFDIRKLVKEHDVLLLIEGSCYMDTWTSALLWAFLWATKCAKDFKKPSIAYAVDVGHLSSFNRWLVKREASKTDLILTRTESAAHELQKIGVKAPIRTTADCAFTFKTEKEDDEILKEIWPELDSGVVGLAPIDFYLWPVVMRPWGKKENLYKWPYYYSRSKSRVDGSEQLALKWAEEADRIIEKYGKRVALICMEELDEPLAVCIKNKMKKPEMVKIFSSRKYNASTMTNILRSLELLVTSRYHAGVLSLEAQVPQIAIGHDTRLRGFYKELGLENYLLDYMSSEIWYKLKEKVNELLENPKTQQGLLKDGFIQHIGRAHKNPEILKGFLQERGWKVKT; translated from the coding sequence ATGAAGAAAAATCTTAAAGTTCTTTTACTTGGATACAACGGTGCCAATAACACGGGATCTGAAGCAAGATTACTTGCTATAATTGAGGATATAAGGGTAATTCTTGGTAATAAAGCCCTTATTACTGTTCCAACATTAAATAAAGAAAATTTAGAACGTTACCTTAAAGAGGACAAGTTTTTGAAGGTTGCTCCAATATCTTCGATTTTCTTTTTTGATATAAGGAAATTGGTTAAAGAACATGATGTTCTCTTGCTGATTGAGGGGAGCTGTTACATGGATACATGGACTTCAGCGCTTTTATGGGCTTTTTTATGGGCTACTAAATGTGCAAAAGATTTTAAAAAGCCAAGTATTGCATATGCAGTGGATGTAGGTCATTTATCTTCTTTTAACCGGTGGTTAGTTAAACGAGAAGCCAGCAAAACTGATCTGATTTTAACTAGAACTGAATCCGCAGCCCATGAACTCCAAAAAATAGGGGTTAAAGCTCCTATCAGGACAACGGCTGATTGTGCATTTACATTCAAAACTGAAAAAGAAGATGATGAAATTTTAAAGGAAATATGGCCAGAATTAGATTCGGGAGTGGTGGGTCTGGCACCAATTGATTTTTATTTGTGGCCAGTGGTGATGCGGCCATGGGGCAAAAAGGAGAACCTGTATAAGTGGCCTTACTATTATTCACGTTCAAAATCGAGAGTTGATGGAAGCGAACAATTAGCTCTTAAATGGGCTGAAGAAGCGGACCGTATAATTGAAAAATATGGTAAAAGGGTGGCATTAATTTGTATGGAAGAACTGGATGAACCACTGGCTGTATGTATAAAAAACAAAATGAAGAAGCCTGAAATGGTAAAGATATTTTCATCAAGAAAGTACAATGCATCTACAATGACAAATATCCTCAGGAGTCTTGAACTTCTTGTAACTTCTCGTTATCATGCCGGTGTCTTATCGCTTGAAGCTCAGGTTCCACAGATAGCTATAGGACATGATACTCGTCTTAGAGGATTTTATAAAGAATTGGGGTTAGAAAATTATTTATTAGATTACATGTCGTCTGAAATCTGGTACAAATTAAAGGAGAAAGTTAATGAACTGCTTGAGAATCCCAAAACACAACAGGGACTACTGAAAGATGGGTTCATTCAGCACATTGGCCGTGCTCATAAAAACCCCGAAATTCTTAAGGGTTTTCTCCAGGAGAGAGGGTGGAAAGTGAAAACATGA
- a CDS encoding GMC family oxidoreductase N-terminal domain-containing protein: MRAIVVGTGAGGATAARELVNAGFEVIILEAGKEFKPFRRLLQVAGPLRRTGLLGNEKTITRMFPPMDTMRSSDDLVLVRGMTTGGSTVLSCGNIVRADHGLKEIGLDLSPEFEKIEKDIGVTEFPRKRWQPVTEKMFEAAQKLGLEPKATPKAVDSIKCVSCGLCELGCTTGARWDSRRFLNDAVDAGAKLYTSSPVKKVIIEKGQAKGVIVGSKAIKSDIVVLAAGGIGTAQILKASSLPAKDNLWVDIVLTLGGVLKGGNQIKEPPMVWYTKHEDYILSPYLDILSHWFHKPWRNVSIEDRVGVMVKLADIEEGAVFADGKVHKTIKKEDYARLDDAIGEAKKIMEYAGVSGPYVNGVHNGGHLGGTAPLTKDDVDLMKPSWLSEGLWAADLSLAPRSQGLPTILLASAMACRVAGKISEKYGINK, translated from the coding sequence ATGAGGGCAATAGTGGTAGGAACTGGAGCTGGAGGGGCGACAGCGGCACGTGAATTAGTGAATGCTGGATTTGAAGTAATAATTCTGGAAGCAGGAAAAGAATTTAAACCTTTCAGACGGCTTTTACAGGTAGCAGGTCCTCTTAGGAGAACCGGCCTTTTAGGAAATGAAAAAACAATCACGAGAATGTTTCCACCTATGGACACTATGCGTTCATCGGATGATCTTGTACTTGTTAGGGGTATGACCACTGGTGGCTCTACTGTACTTTCATGCGGTAACATAGTGCGTGCAGACCATGGTTTAAAGGAAATAGGCTTAGATCTTAGTCCTGAATTTGAAAAAATTGAAAAAGATATTGGCGTAACTGAATTTCCCCGGAAAAGGTGGCAGCCTGTAACAGAAAAGATGTTTGAAGCCGCTCAAAAACTTGGATTAGAACCAAAGGCCACTCCTAAAGCTGTTGATTCAATTAAATGTGTATCCTGCGGATTATGCGAACTTGGATGTACTACTGGCGCTCGGTGGGACTCTCGAAGGTTTTTAAATGATGCAGTTGATGCAGGCGCTAAGTTATATACTTCTTCGCCCGTTAAAAAAGTTATAATAGAAAAAGGCCAGGCTAAGGGAGTTATTGTAGGATCGAAGGCTATTAAATCAGATATTGTAGTTTTAGCTGCAGGTGGAATTGGAACAGCACAGATATTAAAAGCATCAAGCCTGCCGGCTAAAGATAATTTATGGGTTGATATCGTCCTTACATTGGGAGGAGTTCTTAAAGGGGGAAATCAGATTAAAGAACCACCTATGGTGTGGTATACAAAGCATGAAGATTATATTCTCTCTCCTTATTTAGATATCCTTTCCCACTGGTTCCATAAACCATGGAGAAATGTATCTATAGAAGATAGAGTCGGCGTAATGGTAAAACTTGCAGATATAGAAGAGGGGGCAGTTTTTGCAGATGGAAAAGTGCATAAAACCATAAAAAAAGAGGATTATGCCCGTCTTGATGATGCGATTGGAGAAGCTAAAAAAATTATGGAATATGCTGGTGTTTCGGGCCCCTATGTTAATGGTGTGCATAATGGAGGACATCTGGGCGGCACTGCACCGCTTACTAAAGATGATGTTGATTTAATGAAGCCTTCATGGCTGTCAGAAGGTTTATGGGCAGCTGATTTATCACTGGCACCTCGTTCGCAGGGTTTACCTACAATATTACTTGCTTCAGCTATGGCATGTAGGGTGGCAGGAAAGATATCTGAAAAATATGGGATTAATAAATGA
- a CDS encoding L-2-amino-thiazoline-4-carboxylic acid hydrolase, with protein sequence MSFRLKLASIWLPDFILRRELDNVSRKTINGLDDLLKEYAPSKMETFIKNHEISKGKLGQRRSSMAMAHNKRVKILIQELGCEKAVKIGRKSMFEVGFKLGQEARRKLGVGDNFNDLELAAGILYKILGIEFKIENKEGNMFMIVNRCSLSKYYSPESCMILSAADEGVVYGLNKNMGMRFKERITEGAPECIACINEVKI encoded by the coding sequence ATGAGCTTCCGGCTAAAACTTGCCTCAATTTGGCTTCCAGATTTCATTTTAAGGAGAGAACTGGACAATGTATCTCGAAAAACGATAAATGGGCTTGATGATCTTTTAAAAGAGTATGCACCTTCAAAAATGGAAACATTTATTAAAAATCATGAAATTTCAAAGGGAAAACTTGGGCAGAGAAGATCTTCAATGGCTATGGCACATAATAAACGTGTTAAAATATTAATTCAAGAGTTAGGATGTGAAAAAGCCGTTAAAATTGGAAGAAAATCCATGTTTGAAGTTGGTTTTAAATTAGGGCAGGAAGCCCGCCGAAAACTTGGAGTAGGAGATAATTTCAATGATCTTGAACTTGCAGCGGGAATACTTTACAAAATACTTGGAATAGAGTTTAAAATAGAAAATAAAGAAGGAAACATGTTTATGATTGTAAATAGGTGTTCTTTATCTAAATATTATTCTCCAGAGTCCTGCATGATTTTAAGTGCTGCAGATGAAGGGGTAGTGTACGGTTTAAATAAAAATATGGGCATGCGATTTAAAGAAAGAATTACTGAAGGAGCACCTGAGTGTATAGCTTGTATAAATGAGGTAAAAATATGA
- a CDS encoding nitroreductase family protein, protein MNNVLETIKSRRSIRKYLPEQIKDEELDMILEAAVYAPTGHNDQPWHFTVIQNKELIDEMSAESKKLMAESSVDWMVNMGKSEHLHLFYNAPTVVVVSGKKDAISPLVDCCAAIQNMLIAAESLDIGSCWIGLVKFFFENPENVAKFNLPEDYEPYYAVCFGYKGSSNNVAPERNKNVVDYIK, encoded by the coding sequence TTGAATAATGTTTTAGAAACTATTAAAAGTAGAAGAAGTATTAGAAAATACCTTCCAGAACAGATTAAGGATGAAGAACTTGATATGATACTCGAAGCGGCCGTATATGCTCCAACGGGACATAACGATCAGCCATGGCACTTCACGGTTATACAGAATAAAGAACTAATTGATGAAATGAGTGCAGAATCTAAAAAGTTAATGGCAGAATCATCAGTTGACTGGATGGTTAATATGGGAAAATCCGAGCATTTACATCTTTTTTACAACGCTCCAACTGTAGTGGTGGTTTCTGGGAAAAAAGATGCAATATCTCCACTTGTCGACTGCTGTGCAGCCATTCAAAACATGTTAATTGCTGCAGAAAGTCTGGATATTGGTTCCTGCTGGATTGGTCTTGTTAAATTTTTCTTCGAAAATCCTGAAAATGTTGCAAAATTTAACCTGCCTGAAGATTATGAGCCTTATTATGCAGTCTGCTTCGGCTACAAGGGTTCTTCTAATAACGTGGCCCCTGAAAGGAATAAAAATGTAGTGGATTATATAAAATAA
- a CDS encoding carboxymuconolactone decarboxylase family protein — MENDRYERGWSKLEEVDGKAGEVVLESLKDIAPDLGKYIIEYGFGDIYSRDGTDLRQKEIAVVAALTAMGNAAPQLKVHINGALNVGCSVEEIMEVIIQMSSYSGFPSSLNAVNVLKEVVKDRNITVTPVKNDKSGDRFSTGSEELSKLKSDQVQILKDNLDDTAPDMVEYIVAYGYGDIYSRKNLDVKMRQIATIAALTAIGTAETQLAFHIGAGLNVGLTKEEIIETIVLMNIYAGFPASLNGIAVAKKVFTDL; from the coding sequence ATGGAAAATGATAGATATGAAAGAGGATGGTCAAAATTAGAAGAAGTTGATGGAAAGGCAGGAGAAGTAGTGTTAGAAAGTTTAAAAGATATTGCTCCTGATTTAGGTAAATATATTATTGAATATGGGTTTGGAGATATTTATTCTAGAGACGGCACTGATTTAAGGCAAAAAGAGATTGCAGTTGTAGCGGCATTAACTGCAATGGGAAATGCTGCACCTCAATTAAAAGTCCATATCAATGGGGCACTAAACGTGGGGTGTTCTGTAGAAGAAATTATGGAAGTTATAATACAGATGTCGAGTTACAGCGGGTTTCCAAGCTCATTAAATGCAGTTAATGTGCTGAAGGAAGTTGTAAAGGATCGAAACATAACTGTAACTCCTGTTAAGAATGATAAAAGTGGAGATAGATTTTCTACTGGATCTGAAGAGTTATCTAAGTTAAAAAGTGATCAGGTGCAGATATTAAAGGATAACCTGGATGATACTGCTCCAGATATGGTTGAATATATCGTTGCGTATGGTTATGGGGATATTTACAGCAGAAAAAATTTAGATGTTAAAATGAGACAGATTGCCACAATTGCGGCACTTACTGCTATAGGTACGGCTGAAACTCAGCTTGCTTTTCATATTGGTGCCGGATTAAATGTTGGATTAACAAAAGAAGAAATAATTGAAACCATAGTGCTTATGAATATTTATGCTGGATTTCCTGCATCATTAAATGGTATTGCTGTGGCAAAAAAAGTGTTTACAGATCTTTAA
- a CDS encoding SRPBCC domain-containing protein: MKEIYTEIEINASASVVWSILTDFDDFSRWNPFIRKISGKLQEGAQIEVFIIPPNSNGMKFSPKILTYNPERELRWLGNFWIPKLFDGEHSLVIDEISGNKVLFIQKERFSGLFVPFFSGTLKDTESGFEMMNQALKEEAENRYNNQVN; this comes from the coding sequence ATGAAGGAGATCTATACGGAAATCGAAATAAACGCTTCTGCAAGTGTTGTTTGGAGTATTCTCACAGACTTCGATGATTTTTCGAGATGGAACCCATTTATCCGGAAAATATCTGGAAAACTGCAGGAAGGGGCGCAAATTGAAGTTTTTATAATCCCTCCTAATTCAAATGGGATGAAATTTAGTCCTAAAATATTAACTTATAATCCAGAAAGAGAATTAAGGTGGTTGGGGAATTTTTGGATTCCAAAACTGTTCGACGGTGAGCATAGTTTAGTTATTGATGAAATAAGTGGAAATAAAGTGTTATTTATACAAAAAGAAAGATTCAGCGGCTTGTTTGTTCCATTTTTCTCTGGAACACTAAAAGATACAGAATCTGGTTTTGAAATGATGAACCAAGCTTTAAAAGAGGAAGCGGAGAATAGATATAATAATCAAGTTAATTAA
- a CDS encoding AMP-binding protein codes for MESENMNKVVLLTGANGFLGTQVALRLLRSYNYKIIALIRGNDKQHATNRLSRAWWEFPELLDELGNRIHVLNGDITRTELGIENQEYKNLIQTVTHIIHTAADWKLKSSLEELQKINVHGTENMLKLAQLAHEDHGLERFSHVSTAYVAGGKKGVVSEDSLTSKYGFLSDYEKTKFESEVLVRKSGFEVSIFRPSMIVGDSSTGYIKTFNTVYVPLRLYLSGKLKIIPVSRSMKINLVPVDYVADSIVKLTFDREAVNKTFHLTAPVESLPTLEELIEFVRKWSDENMDIKISTPIYMPLNTSLLQKISSNAYLFGKGTGKLLETVNTLSPYFNENREYLRDNAGEIMGPYRYKWQNFLPKLLEFAVYHGFLHRSDRTVHEQVLFRLQRNSRPVKYYDIVKGEIKESSATDIYQNIISASKALQSMGVNKGDKVAVAGYNSTKYLILDIAIGIIGAVSVPIYYTSPLNEIKEILDDSSAKILFAGTPQILDDLKEFDAHISVIALCRQSINNSSQIVSWEEFLKKGETINKMIDVPLNFDDTATIRYTSGTTGKPRGVMFTHGNLRWMAEFIASMPLWKNRTGEISYLSFLPMNHVVEGIMGTYAPYYAPASLNLYFLENFHDLEESLQKVRPNVFFSVPRFYEKVWCNVLESKIGQIYLNSSGILKTVLGKLIRREILKRAGLDRCAQLIVGSAPVSDELLKYYHELGIEVHNAYGLTEAPLITINRVGKNRIGTVGKPLPDTYIKIDGDGEILINGPQVMSGYFKDDSDSLEDGWLHTGDLGYETPEDSLVITGRRKEVLVNSYGKTISPLKIEVMLKNISGIEEAMVIGDGKPYCSAFLWAESNLEGIDEAISEINTQLSRPEEIKKWVVLNNDLSIGTDLTANLKLKRKSISKRYEDIINFIYGSGTKPDSILHFGSIGVDL; via the coding sequence GTGGAAAGTGAAAACATGAATAAAGTTGTACTTTTAACAGGGGCAAATGGATTTTTAGGTACTCAAGTTGCCCTAAGACTTCTCAGGAGTTATAACTATAAAATTATAGCTTTAATAAGGGGTAATGATAAACAACATGCTACAAACAGGCTTTCTCGAGCATGGTGGGAATTTCCAGAACTTTTGGATGAATTAGGTAATAGAATTCATGTATTAAATGGGGATATTACCCGAACTGAATTAGGAATAGAAAATCAGGAATATAAAAACCTGATTCAAACGGTTACTCATATAATTCACACGGCTGCAGACTGGAAATTAAAATCTTCCCTTGAGGAACTCCAGAAAATCAACGTGCATGGAACTGAAAATATGCTCAAATTAGCTCAGTTAGCTCATGAAGACCATGGATTAGAAAGATTTTCTCATGTATCTACAGCTTATGTTGCAGGTGGAAAAAAAGGCGTTGTATCTGAGGATTCTTTGACCTCAAAATATGGGTTTTTAAGTGATTATGAAAAGACCAAGTTTGAAAGTGAGGTCCTTGTGAGAAAATCTGGATTTGAGGTATCTATCTTTCGTCCAAGTATGATTGTAGGTGATTCTTCTACAGGATACATTAAAACATTTAATACTGTATATGTGCCTCTCAGGCTTTATTTAAGCGGAAAATTAAAAATAATTCCTGTTTCCAGATCAATGAAAATAAATTTAGTGCCTGTAGATTACGTTGCAGATTCAATTGTAAAGCTTACTTTTGATCGGGAGGCTGTAAATAAGACTTTTCACTTAACTGCACCTGTTGAATCACTCCCTACCCTTGAAGAACTTATTGAATTTGTAAGGAAATGGAGTGATGAGAATATGGATATTAAGATTAGTACTCCAATTTACATGCCATTAAATACCTCATTACTCCAAAAAATCTCATCTAACGCCTATTTATTTGGAAAAGGAACAGGTAAATTACTTGAAACAGTGAATACTCTTTCTCCTTATTTTAATGAAAATAGAGAATACTTGAGAGATAATGCCGGGGAAATAATGGGGCCATATAGATATAAATGGCAGAATTTCCTACCTAAACTCCTTGAATTCGCTGTTTATCATGGTTTCTTACATAGATCTGATCGTACAGTTCATGAACAGGTTTTATTCAGACTTCAAAGGAACAGCAGGCCTGTTAAATATTATGACATCGTTAAAGGTGAAATTAAAGAATCCAGTGCAACTGACATTTATCAAAACATAATATCTGCTTCAAAAGCCCTTCAGAGCATGGGAGTTAACAAGGGAGATAAAGTAGCAGTGGCTGGTTATAACAGTACAAAGTATCTCATATTAGATATTGCAATTGGTATTATAGGCGCAGTAAGCGTACCTATTTATTATACGAGCCCTTTAAATGAAATTAAGGAAATACTGGACGACAGCAGTGCGAAAATTCTTTTTGCAGGTACTCCTCAAATTTTAGATGATTTAAAGGAATTTGATGCTCATATTTCAGTCATCGCACTATGCAGGCAAAGTATAAATAATAGCTCACAGATTGTTTCATGGGAAGAATTCCTAAAAAAAGGCGAAACAATAAATAAAATGATAGATGTTCCTTTAAACTTTGATGATACTGCCACTATACGTTATACTTCTGGAACAACTGGAAAACCTAGGGGAGTTATGTTCACTCACGGGAACCTCCGTTGGATGGCAGAATTCATAGCTTCTATGCCCCTTTGGAAGAATAGAACCGGTGAAATATCTTACCTTTCGTTTCTTCCGATGAACCATGTGGTGGAGGGAATTATGGGAACTTATGCTCCTTATTATGCTCCTGCATCTTTAAACCTCTATTTTCTGGAAAATTTTCATGATCTTGAAGAATCTCTTCAGAAAGTGAGGCCCAATGTATTCTTTTCAGTGCCACGTTTCTATGAAAAGGTATGGTGCAATGTATTGGAATCCAAAATAGGGCAGATTTACCTTAATTCTTCTGGAATCTTGAAGACAGTTCTGGGAAAATTAATCCGGAGGGAAATTCTTAAAAGGGCAGGCCTGGATCGGTGTGCTCAATTAATCGTTGGTTCTGCACCTGTAAGTGATGAACTACTCAAATACTATCATGAACTGGGTATTGAAGTTCATAATGCCTATGGATTAACCGAAGCGCCGCTTATAACCATTAACAGAGTTGGAAAAAATAGAATAGGGACAGTAGGTAAACCTCTCCCTGATACATATATTAAAATAGATGGGGACGGTGAAATACTGATAAATGGACCACAGGTAATGTCGGGCTATTTTAAAGATGATTCGGATTCTTTAGAGGATGGATGGCTCCATACTGGTGATCTGGGCTATGAAACCCCTGAAGACAGTCTTGTAATTACAGGCCGTAGAAAGGAAGTCCTGGTTAATTCTTATGGGAAAACAATAAGCCCCCTCAAAATCGAAGTGATGCTTAAAAATATCTCTGGGATCGAAGAAGCCATGGTAATTGGTGATGGAAAGCCTTACTGCAGTGCTTTTTTATGGGCAGAGTCAAATCTTGAAGGAATCGATGAAGCTATCAGTGAAATAAATACTCAACTTTCTCGTCCAGAAGAAATTAAAAAATGGGTTGTTTTAAATAATGATCTTTCAATAGGCACTGATTTAACTGCAAACCTCAAACTTAAAAGAAAATCTATTTCAAAGCGTTATGAAGACATTATTAATTTTATTTATGGATCTGGAACTAAACCTGACAGTATATTACATTTTGGCAGTATTGGGGTGGATTTATGA
- a CDS encoding flavin reductase family protein: MKRSRYATPIFIIGTYDEEGNPNAINAILREMSCSDPQHISISIKETTSTHKNILYKEAFTVNIPSQTYIDEIDDLKIECGKHEDKFTSSGLTPVKSELVDAPYVREFPLALECKLVNATKMGLCTSFTGEILDAKWIESSC, from the coding sequence ATGAAAAGAAGTAGATACGCAACTCCAATTTTTATAATTGGAACTTATGATGAAGAAGGTAATCCAAATGCTATAAATGCTATATTAAGGGAGATGTCATGTTCTGATCCTCAGCATATTTCAATTTCTATAAAAGAAACTACCAGTACACATAAAAATATTTTATATAAGGAAGCTTTTACTGTAAATATCCCATCTCAGACTTATATTGATGAAATAGATGATTTAAAAATAGAATGTGGAAAACATGAAGATAAATTTACCTCAAGTGGATTAACTCCTGTTAAAAGTGAACTTGTAGATGCCCCATATGTCAGGGAGTTTCCCCTAGCTTTAGAATGTAAACTTGTTAATGCAACTAAAATGGGATTATGTACCAGTTTTACAGGTGAAATTCTGGATGCGAAATGGATAGAGAGTTCATGTTGA